The following proteins are encoded in a genomic region of Ornithinibacillus sp. 4-3:
- a CDS encoding ABC transporter substrate-binding protein has translation MKKLGKVFVLILLMMAVILVGCNKDSGNTTDNDDDTVENNDNDKDNDDAEEDATADEGDGTGGEIKVAINAQPPSLDPHMTTAGATSDISKMMFETLLTTDSGYNPVPMLAENVDVNDDNTEFIFTLRQGVNFHNGEEMTAEDVVASMNRWLELSGVAAGAFGDVEFEEVDTYTVKLVLNEPSSIALGVMASSEQFPAIMPKEIIESAPAEGVEEFIGTGPYEFAEWKQDQYIHVTKYDEYASLDTPADGLSGQKNAYVEDIYYYVVTDPSTRLAGIQSKEYDIAYSLPTDNYEQLTNMDDLFLLTQHTATMDLIYNKRGELMGNPKMRQAVNALLNIEEVLQASLVNAELYSMEASYMNSEIEQWATNAGEEFFNLNDPDKAQELLEEAGYDGETMIIMTTRDYEHYYNASVVIQEQLEKIGVNTDLQVYDWPTITERREEPDTWDLFVNAFPFKTDPTQLLQLNPSFAGGIADEKADGLLDDIATATSEEEASSIWEELQEYAWAEYVPMTRLASFGSVTAVLNHLEDLESSVSGTILWNAKIND, from the coding sequence GTGAAAAAGTTAGGGAAAGTATTTGTTTTAATTTTGTTAATGATGGCAGTAATTTTGGTAGGTTGTAACAAGGATTCAGGAAATACGACAGATAATGATGATGACACAGTAGAAAACAATGACAATGATAAAGATAATGATGATGCAGAAGAAGATGCCACAGCAGATGAGGGAGATGGTACTGGTGGTGAGATTAAAGTAGCAATCAATGCACAACCACCTTCCCTTGATCCACATATGACTACAGCAGGAGCAACAAGTGATATTAGTAAAATGATGTTTGAAACATTGTTAACAACCGATTCAGGATATAATCCAGTTCCAATGTTAGCTGAAAATGTAGATGTAAATGATGATAACACAGAATTCATCTTTACTTTACGTCAAGGTGTTAATTTCCATAATGGCGAAGAAATGACTGCAGAAGATGTAGTTGCTTCCATGAATCGCTGGTTGGAATTATCAGGTGTTGCAGCTGGAGCATTTGGAGATGTTGAATTTGAAGAAGTTGATACCTATACAGTGAAATTAGTGTTGAATGAACCTTCTTCTATTGCGCTTGGTGTTATGGCTTCTAGTGAGCAATTCCCTGCAATTATGCCAAAAGAAATTATCGAATCTGCTCCGGCAGAGGGGGTAGAGGAATTTATTGGAACTGGACCATATGAATTTGCAGAATGGAAACAGGATCAATATATTCATGTAACTAAATATGATGAGTACGCAAGCCTAGATACTCCGGCAGATGGACTCTCTGGTCAGAAGAATGCTTATGTTGAAGATATTTACTATTATGTTGTGACAGATCCTTCTACACGTTTAGCTGGTATTCAATCGAAAGAATATGATATTGCATATTCTTTACCAACTGATAACTATGAACAATTAACAAATATGGATGATTTATTCCTTCTAACACAACATACAGCTACAATGGATCTTATTTATAATAAACGCGGGGAATTGATGGGGAATCCTAAGATGCGTCAAGCTGTAAATGCGTTGCTTAATATTGAGGAAGTTTTGCAAGCCTCTCTCGTTAATGCAGAACTTTATAGTATGGAAGCAAGCTATATGAATTCAGAAATTGAACAATGGGCGACAAATGCAGGAGAAGAATTCTTTAATCTGAACGATCCAGACAAAGCACAAGAATTACTAGAAGAGGCAGGCTATGATGGAGAAACAATGATTATCATGACTACAAGAGATTATGAACATTATTATAATGCTTCTGTAGTAATTCAAGAGCAATTAGAGAAAATTGGTGTGAATACAGATTTACAAGTATATGACTGGCCAACAATTACGGAACGTAGAGAAGAGCCAGATACTTGGGATTTATTTGTTAATGCATTTCCATTTAAAACAGATCCGACTCAATTATTACAATTAAATCCTAGCTTTGCGGGAGGAATTGCTGATGAAAAAGCGGATGGATTATTGGATGATATTGCTACAGCAACGTCAGAGGAAGAAGCAAGTAGTATTTGGGAAGAACTACAGGAATATGCTTGGGCAGAATATGTACCAATGACCCGTTTAGCTAGTTTTGGTTCGGTGACGGCAGTACTTAATCATTTAGAAGATCTAGAGTCCAGCGTTTCTGGAACTATTTTATGGAATGCTAAAATAAATGATTAA